GGCATGCACTTCGCCTTCCCGACCTTCCACGGCGTCATCGAGGTGGCGCTCAAGCAGACGGGTCTGTGACGCGAGTGTGACCTCGCCGCGATCGGGGAAGGAGGAGCCGAGCACCCCTTACCCCCGCGGAGGAAGCATGACCCAGGGTCACTCGGACACCAGCGACCGGCTCTACACGCGCGACGAGCTCGACCGCTACGCCGCAGCGGCGGGGGACCCGCTGACCGATCCGCTGGGTCCGCCACCGAGCTGGACGCCCGACCAGACCCGCGAGGTCCCGGTCGTGGAGACGGCGACGGCGCCGCCCCCGCCGCCTCCGGCGGCACCATCGGCAGCGACTCCTGCCGCCCCGCCTGCCGCCCCGCCGGCCGCCCCGCCTGCTGCCCCGCCGGCCGCGGTCCCTGCTGCTGCTCCTGCGGCGGTGCTCACCGACGAGCCGCGGCGGTTCATGACCGCGACCGACTTCCTCGACCGGCGGGCCGAGGAGACCGACAGCGGCCCGGCCACCTGGGGCTGGCGCGGCCTGCTGAACCGCTGGAGCGGTGGCCTGTTCAGGCTGGCCATGGGACCGGCCGAGCAGGACCACGAGCAGCAGCGATCCGTGATCCAGCGTGACTTCGACGGTCCGCGCACGATCGCGTTCATCAACCCCAAGGGCGGGGCCGCCAAGACCACCGGTGTGCTGGCCGCCGGCTACACGTTCGGCACCGTGCGGGGCGGCGGGGTGGTGGCCTGGGACAACAACGAGACGCGCGGCACGCTGGGCATCCGCGGCACGCGCAGCACCCACCGCAACACCACGAGGGAGCTGCTCGAGGACCTCGAGCG
This Nocardioides dokdonensis FR1436 DNA region includes the following protein-coding sequences:
- a CDS encoding MinD/ParA family ATP-binding protein, producing MTQGHSDTSDRLYTRDELDRYAAAAGDPLTDPLGPPPSWTPDQTREVPVVETATAPPPPPPAAPSAATPAAPPAAPPAAPPAAPPAAVPAAAPAAVLTDEPRRFMTATDFLDRRAEETDSGPATWGWRGLLNRWSGGLFRLAMGPAEQDHEQQRSVIQRDFDGPRTIAFINPKGGAAKTTGVLAAGYTFGTVRGGGVVAWDNNETRGTLGIRGTRSTHRNTTRELLEDLERFTDVYQSRIGDLGAFVRSQGDAHFDVLASDERPDVTGMIHADDFAAVHALLERFYRIILVDTGNNMRAENWLASAAEADLLVVTSTVREDTGYSGLWMLDALQDAGHTDIKHKCITVLSDPSPKVDDKLAADLVAVYEQRTRAVYRVPYDAALVAGSVVPYAELSAATRRSWLAACAGMAEAL